The Methanobrevibacter sp. genome contains the following window.
TTACTGATGTGGGTTCAGTCAAACAAACTGTTAAATTTTTAAAATCATTATTTAAAATAAGGACCTGTCGAAATATGAATGGGCCTTGTTTGAACTCACAAATTGATTTATGTTATGCTCCTTGTGATGGGAGAATTTCCAGAAAGGATTATGCTGAAATCATAAGCAAAATTGATCTGTTTTTCCAAGGAAAATATTCAACCATTGTTAAAAACCTTAAAAAAGAGATGATGGAAGCAGCATCCAATGAGGAGTTTGAAAAAGCAGCTATAATAAGGGATCAAATTTCTTCTATTGAAGAGATAATGGAAAAACAGTTTGTTGATTTGGTTGATGATGATTTGGACCAAGATGTAATAGCCATGGCTCCAAATAAAAATGAGGTTATAGTTATTATAATGCCTATTAGGAATGGTAAGATTGTTGGCCGTGATGACTTTTTAATGAGTAGTTCAGAGTATGATTCATCATCTGAAATCATGTTTTCATTTATCCAGCAGTATTATGGATATAATAGGCACATTCCTAAACAAATTCTTTTGGATGAAGATATTGATGAGAAAAAATTGCTTGAAGATTGGTTAAGTGATTTAAGAGGAAATAAAGTTAAAATTAAAGTTCCTCAAAAAGGTGTTAAATTAAGGCTTGTTAAAATGGCTAAAAAGAATGCTGAAATTATCAAACATCAAAAGAAGAAGATGGAAAATTCATTAATAGAGCTTAAAAAATACCTTAAACTTGAAAAAGTGCCTCATGTTATTGAGGGATATGATATTAGTAACATTTCAGGTAAGTTTGCTGTTGGTTCAAAAGTATCATTTAAAGATGCAAAACCTAACAAAAAAATGTATAAACATTTTAGGATGGAAACTCCCGGTCCGAACGATTTTGCAATGATGGAGGAATTATTGACTCGT
Protein-coding sequences here:
- the uvrC gene encoding excinuclease ABC subunit UvrC, with the translated sequence MSTKVKSPDNLPNKPGVYIMRDNTDTIIYIGKAKNLIKRVKSYFREKLDRPKTQILMSHFDSLEYIITNSEKEALILEATLIKKHRPRYNIQLKDDKRYPYVKITDEEFPRLVITRNVTKNGIYFGPFTDVGSVKQTVKFLKSLFKIRTCRNMNGPCLNSQIDLCYAPCDGRISRKDYAEIISKIDLFFQGKYSTIVKNLKKEMMEAASNEEFEKAAIIRDQISSIEEIMEKQFVDLVDDDLDQDVIAMAPNKNEVIVIIMPIRNGKIVGRDDFLMSSSEYDSSSEIMFSFIQQYYGYNRHIPKQILLDEDIDEKKLLEDWLSDLRGNKVKIKVPQKGVKLRLVKMAKKNAEIIKHQKKKMENSLIELKKYLKLEKVPHVIEGYDISNISGKFAVGSKVSFKDAKPNKKMYKHFRMETPGPNDFAMMEELLTRRLKMIDSDPEPDLIVIDGGKGQLGMACGVLEKLNLTHIPIIGLAKEFEEVYIPNSSRPIIIPKNNTALHLLQQVRDESHRFAITYHRKLRSKNIQASSLDDIVGIGKKRKISLLKEFGSVDNIKKASIEELAKINGMNLKTAENVYNYYH